One Calditrichia bacterium DNA window includes the following coding sequences:
- a CDS encoding sigma-70 family RNA polymerase sigma factor: MPQNFDTVSEKLQSATDDELIERLKSGQSQALSVLYDRYASQLYGLSLKILQNQSLAQDVIQEVFLSIWKNAKQFDRKRGAPMAWMTILCRNRCIDILRSKDTQTKRSAFSADDEIGNPALISEVEESPLHLADLSQLQNTVKTALAALPDDQRDLLELAYFQGFSQSEIAKKRELPLGTVKTRIRSGMLRLREIFTRIGIE, from the coding sequence ATGCCCCAAAATTTCGATACGGTGTCTGAAAAATTACAGTCTGCGACGGATGATGAGCTGATCGAACGGTTGAAATCGGGGCAATCGCAGGCGTTGTCTGTGCTGTATGACCGCTACGCTTCCCAGCTGTATGGCCTCTCACTGAAAATTTTACAAAACCAATCGCTCGCTCAGGACGTAATTCAAGAGGTGTTTTTGAGCATTTGGAAAAATGCCAAACAATTTGACCGCAAACGCGGTGCACCGATGGCCTGGATGACAATTTTGTGCCGCAACCGCTGCATCGATATTTTGCGATCGAAAGATACGCAAACCAAACGCAGCGCATTTTCAGCGGATGATGAAATCGGAAACCCGGCGCTGATCAGCGAAGTGGAAGAAAGTCCGCTGCATTTGGCGGATTTGTCCCAGTTGCAAAATACTGTCAAAACGGCGTTGGCGGCGTTGCCGGATGATCAGCGGGATTTGCTGGAACTCGCGTATTTTCAGGGATTTTCGCAATCGGAAATCGCCAAAAAACGGGAGCTTCCGTTGGGAACCGTAAAAACCCGGATTCGCTCGGGCATGCTGCGGTTGAGAGAGATTTTTACCCGTATCGGGATCGAGTAA
- a CDS encoding anti-sigma factor, producing the protein MKMDNEKLQELAAAYSLGMLEDDEREVFENLIKSGDPDAIAQLKAMQEVVTVLPMAAEPVAPPAFLKSKIMAEIEAEAKPEIAETPATSYREDSRFETIVVEQLREMAAFWRRLTWGVAIASLVIIVGVGIYSIKLKQDVQYLEKQVEIGGNLINNLETELKRKNEFLTIVQDASVKVFALNGLEAAPKASATVFLSADEKKAVFSAQNLGDLATGKDYQLWMLKGNQPVDAGLLTAENGHFVATFAVDFSLDELSAFAVTVEPKGGVPQPTGTMVLLGTTSGS; encoded by the coding sequence ATGAAAATGGATAACGAAAAATTGCAAGAACTTGCTGCTGCGTATTCTTTGGGAATGTTGGAAGACGACGAGCGCGAAGTTTTCGAAAACCTGATTAAATCAGGCGATCCGGATGCGATTGCCCAATTGAAAGCCATGCAGGAAGTGGTGACGGTTTTGCCGATGGCGGCAGAGCCGGTAGCGCCGCCGGCATTTTTGAAATCGAAAATTATGGCGGAAATTGAGGCGGAAGCCAAACCGGAAATCGCGGAAACTCCCGCAACGTCCTATCGCGAAGATTCCCGGTTTGAAACGATTGTGGTGGAGCAACTCCGCGAAATGGCTGCCTTTTGGCGCCGCCTGACCTGGGGCGTGGCGATTGCCAGCCTGGTTATTATTGTTGGTGTGGGCATCTATTCCATAAAACTGAAACAGGATGTCCAATATCTCGAAAAACAGGTGGAAATCGGCGGAAACCTGATCAACAATCTGGAAACGGAGCTGAAACGCAAAAACGAATTTTTGACGATTGTGCAGGATGCCAGCGTAAAAGTGTTCGCGCTGAACGGATTGGAAGCCGCACCAAAAGCCTCCGCAACCGTATTTTTATCGGCGGATGAGAAAAAAGCGGTGTTTTCCGCCCAAAATTTGGGCGATTTGGCGACCGGCAAAGATTACCAATTGTGGATGCTCAAAGGCAACCAACCGGTGGACGCCGGATTGCTGACCGCCGAAAACGGTCATTTTGTGGCCACATTTGCGGTCGATTTTTCGCTGGATGAATTGAGCGCATTTGCCGTAACCGTTGAGCCAAAAGGTGGCGTTCCCCAACCCACCGGCACAATGGTGCTGCTGGGAACCACTTCCGGCAGTTGA
- a CDS encoding DUF4331 family protein: MLMLHASSHREAPLISQDPLADNTDLYVFRSPDDPNSVIIIANYIPLELPEGGPNYATFGENIRYEIHIKNSTYVGMLGGAMDDITYRFTFTQENEDPTTFFNIRLGMQNLKTTYTCEKSTDGGMSWTTIVDNGVVPPNNIGPRSIEGAAGLGTSYDQLVQNAITTATTGETVFCGPRDDAFFVDLGGIFDLGQTRSAYGTNASNPDNARDAVAGFNTHTISMKIPISMLQKDGKDVSQATGILDPDFVIGVWASASRQQIKTLSMDGSKPTYSGPWVQVSRLGMPLTNEAIIPIGEKDHWNSVTPYSAEEQGFVAYFANPELGLYMDDSQFGGAVPALSDLRIQSMSYPAIGVIPGYSDPGFDFRNGKDGAFAAAFIPGIDFTGTAIAVPTGPAADGMPIQTALVAPGEPRRADVFPVFYFGVPALPPYELATGKTGGPLSKGKPFIHNFLPITSDAGVLYGGDMLRLNMATPVTDRGNSEYTNNARMGLVRAAVLGLTDPAFADTTIQSIPHMDGFPNGRRLEDDVTTISLQAVGGLVLAAVGFPFDDATAGNYSDLASPALVAELTYNGGPTANDVPLLSQFPYQAEPHRGYDYVKQLTAVEPIMVGISESPIGVGVPKAFILEQNYPNPFNPSTTIKYHVSKPADVRINVYNTLGQLVATLVDGQKAAGTYSINWDAKNLASGTYFYQMEVGNDIITKKSILVK; this comes from the coding sequence ATGCTGATGTTGCATGCCAGCAGTCACCGCGAAGCGCCGCTAATCAGCCAGGATCCGCTGGCAGACAATACGGATTTATATGTGTTCCGGTCACCGGATGACCCGAATTCTGTTATCATTATCGCAAATTATATTCCGCTGGAATTGCCGGAAGGCGGACCGAATTACGCCACTTTCGGCGAAAATATTCGATATGAAATCCACATCAAAAACAGCACGTATGTGGGAATGCTCGGCGGTGCGATGGACGACATCACCTACCGTTTCACGTTCACGCAGGAAAACGAAGACCCGACCACGTTTTTCAACATCCGGTTGGGCATGCAGAACCTGAAAACCACTTACACTTGCGAAAAAAGCACCGATGGCGGAATGAGCTGGACAACCATCGTCGATAACGGCGTGGTGCCGCCGAACAACATCGGGCCGCGTTCCATCGAAGGCGCAGCCGGACTCGGCACCAGCTACGATCAACTCGTGCAAAACGCGATCACCACCGCAACCACCGGCGAAACGGTATTTTGCGGACCGCGTGACGATGCATTTTTCGTCGATTTGGGCGGTATTTTCGATCTCGGACAAACCCGCAGCGCATACGGCACGAACGCATCCAATCCGGATAACGCCCGCGATGCCGTTGCCGGTTTCAACACGCACACTATTTCGATGAAAATTCCCATCAGCATGTTGCAAAAAGATGGCAAAGACGTCAGCCAGGCAACCGGCATTCTCGATCCCGATTTTGTGATCGGCGTGTGGGCATCTGCCAGTCGTCAGCAAATCAAAACCTTGTCCATGGATGGCAGCAAACCAACCTACAGCGGACCGTGGGTGCAGGTATCCCGTTTGGGCATGCCGTTGACTAACGAAGCGATTATTCCAATCGGCGAAAAAGATCACTGGAACTCCGTGACGCCTTACAGCGCGGAAGAGCAGGGTTTTGTGGCGTATTTCGCGAATCCGGAATTGGGATTGTATATGGATGACAGCCAGTTCGGCGGTGCAGTTCCGGCGCTTTCTGATCTGCGAATCCAGTCCATGAGCTATCCGGCAATTGGCGTTATTCCGGGCTATTCCGATCCGGGATTTGATTTCCGCAACGGAAAAGACGGTGCATTTGCCGCCGCATTTATTCCCGGCATCGATTTCACCGGAACTGCGATTGCCGTGCCCACCGGACCTGCGGCAGACGGAATGCCCATCCAAACCGCACTGGTTGCGCCGGGCGAACCGCGTCGTGCGGATGTGTTTCCGGTATTCTATTTTGGTGTGCCCGCTTTGCCGCCGTATGAACTGGCAACCGGCAAAACCGGTGGACCGCTCAGCAAAGGTAAACCGTTTATTCACAACTTTTTACCGATCACCAGCGATGCCGGTGTGCTTTACGGTGGCGACATGCTCCGGTTGAATATGGCAACGCCGGTAACGGATCGCGGCAACAGCGAATACACAAATAACGCCCGGATGGGGCTGGTTCGCGCCGCCGTGTTGGGATTGACAGATCCGGCATTTGCGGACACCACTATTCAATCCATTCCGCACATGGACGGTTTCCCGAACGGACGCCGTTTGGAAGATGACGTGACCACCATTTCGCTGCAAGCGGTTGGCGGGCTGGTGTTGGCAGCCGTCGGATTTCCGTTTGACGATGCAACCGCCGGAAATTACAGCGATCTCGCATCGCCGGCGCTGGTTGCCGAACTCACCTACAACGGCGGCCCGACAGCCAACGATGTGCCGTTGCTCAGCCAATTCCCGTATCAGGCAGAGCCGCACCGCGGATACGATTATGTGAAGCAATTGACCGCTGTTGAGCCAATTATGGTTGGCATCAGCGAATCGCCGATTGGCGTTGGTGTGCCGAAGGCGTTCATTCTGGAACAAAATTATCCGAATCCTTTCAATCCGTCCACGACTATCAAATATCATGTGTCGAAACCGGCGGATGTGCGCATCAATGTGTATAACACGCTCGGTCAGTTGGTCGCCACGCTGGTGGACGGACAAAAAGCAGCCGGTACCTACTCAATCAATTGGGACGCCAAAAATCTGGCGAGCGGCACCTACTTTTATCAAATGGAAGTGGGTAACGATATCATCACCAAAAAATCAATTCTTGTGAAATAG